Genomic window (Dictyoglomus sp. NZ13-RE01):
TTTCTAATAACTTCAAAAAATTTGTTATATCAGAATTATCTAAGTGATATCCTACTTTTTCTCCCATACTTTTGTAATACTGGAAAAACTCAATTAAGCTTGACTTAGGAAATAAGATTTTCTGACACAAAAGAAGAATTTCTCTGGAATTCCCAATAGCAAGTATTGGAACATTTTCAGGAATATTACTATTCCTATCCTTTTCCCATATTAAGACCAAAAAATATGAAGAATTTTCTATCTTCAATTTTTGTAAATCTTTTAATTGAATTTTTGATATTATATCATAAAAACCCTTGTAATTAAATATTGTTCGTGATATACTTTTTGCGAATTAAAACACACCCTCTCCGATTCCCTTGGGGGTGCTTTGGTGGCAAAGTTCCAAGGGAAGATGAAGAGAGGGGTGGAAAAAAACCAAAGAATTATGGAGGTGTAAATGGCACACGTATTAATGAAACAATTATTAGAAGCTGGTGTACATTTTGGACACCAAACAAAAAGATGGTGTCCCAAAATGAAGGAGTACATTTTTTCAGAGCGTAATGGTATCCACATTATTGATCTCCAAAAAACCTTAGTTAAACTTGAGGAGGCGTATGAATTCCTCAAGGAACAGGCTAAGGAAGGTAAAACATTCTTATTTGTTGGCACTAAAAAACAAGCCCAACAAACTATTGAAGAAGAAGCAAAAAGATGTTCTGCTTATTATGTGAATCAGAGATGGTTAGGTGGTATGCTAACTAATTTTACTACAATTAAGTCTCGTATTGACTACATGATTCAATTAGAGCAGATGAAGCAGGATGGAAGATGGGAAAGACTTCCTAAGAAAGAAGCATTAAAATTGGAGAGGGAATTACAGAAGTTAGTGAAGATTTTTGATGGT
Coding sequences:
- the rpsB gene encoding 30S ribosomal protein S2 — translated: MAHVLMKQLLEAGVHFGHQTKRWCPKMKEYIFSERNGIHIIDLQKTLVKLEEAYEFLKEQAKEGKTFLFVGTKKQAQQTIEEEAKRCSAYYVNQRWLGGMLTNFTTIKSRIDYMIQLEQMKQDGRWERLPKKEALKLERELQKLVKIFDGLRGMERVPDVVFIVDPKREEIAVKEARRLNIPIVAIVDTNCDPELIDYPIPGNDDAIRAVKLIVSKMADAIIEGRELRAKEIELQEKEAEVSQ